Proteins encoded in a region of the Psychromicrobium lacuslunae genome:
- the map gene encoding type I methionyl aminopeptidase, whose translation MVELKSSKEIQALREAGRVVAQALAAVREQALIGTSLKELDEVAATVIAEAGAKPAFLNYHPRWAPSPFSGVICASVNDAIVHGVPSDYRISDGDLVSIDCGAFLDGWCGDSAISFIVGAINPADQALIDTCDTALARGIEQARVGNRIGDIAAAIGATAVAAGYGILADHGGHGVGRAMHEEPHVPNQGNAGRGLILEAGLVIAIEPMLIAGGSGDYRYDADGWTLRSPGGQRAAHSEHTVAITDQGPIVLTAL comes from the coding sequence ATGGTCGAGTTGAAGTCCAGTAAGGAAATTCAGGCGCTGCGTGAAGCGGGTCGAGTGGTTGCGCAGGCCCTGGCTGCGGTGCGAGAACAGGCTCTGATTGGTACCTCGCTCAAAGAACTGGATGAAGTCGCTGCCACGGTGATCGCGGAGGCGGGGGCGAAGCCAGCCTTTTTGAATTACCATCCGCGCTGGGCACCAAGCCCTTTTAGCGGGGTGATCTGCGCTAGCGTGAACGACGCTATTGTGCACGGTGTGCCGAGCGATTATCGGATTTCCGACGGCGACTTAGTGTCTATAGACTGCGGTGCTTTCTTGGACGGTTGGTGCGGCGACTCAGCAATAAGTTTTATTGTCGGCGCCATCAATCCGGCTGACCAGGCGCTTATCGACACCTGTGACACGGCGCTAGCGCGGGGGATTGAGCAAGCCCGAGTGGGGAATCGGATTGGTGACATTGCCGCCGCAATCGGTGCCACAGCGGTTGCGGCGGGCTACGGCATTCTGGCCGACCACGGAGGGCACGGCGTCGGCCGGGCGATGCATGAGGAACCGCACGTTCCCAATCAGGGCAACGCTGGTCGTGGGTTGATCCTAGAGGCCGGATTAGTTATTGCTATTGAACCAATGCTGATCGCTGGCGGTTCCGGTGACTACCGTTATGACGCCGATGGCTGGACACTTCGCTCGCCCGGTGGCCAGCGGGCTGCGCACAGTGAGCATACCGTTGCGATTACCGATCAGGGACCGATAGTGCTGACCGCTTTATAG
- a CDS encoding OsmC family protein, translated as MALNQHHYEVHTEWTGNRGEGTATYRAYGRDHTINSADLPQILGSADATFHGDKDRWNPELLLLSALSECHMLSYLHVAVTHGVVVTSYLDRAEGTMILNPDGSGQFESVTLRPQVGLADPSQAELAEQLHAEASSKCFIARSVNFPVHHQVAQQA; from the coding sequence ATGGCGCTTAATCAACATCACTATGAAGTGCATACCGAGTGGACCGGCAATCGGGGCGAAGGCACCGCGACTTACCGTGCCTACGGCCGGGATCACACCATAAACTCCGCCGATCTTCCGCAAATTCTCGGTTCGGCTGACGCCACTTTTCATGGTGATAAGGATCGTTGGAACCCGGAATTGTTGCTGCTCAGCGCGCTCAGCGAATGCCACATGCTTTCCTATTTGCACGTAGCTGTGACGCATGGAGTGGTGGTGACCTCCTACCTTGACCGGGCCGAAGGAACGATGATTCTGAATCCCGACGGCAGTGGGCAATTCGAATCGGTAACGCTACGCCCTCAGGTTGGTTTAGCCGATCCGAGCCAAGCCGAACTGGCCGAGCAGCTGCACGCCGAAGCCTCGTCGAAATGTTTTATTGCTCGTAGCGTCAACTTTCCGGTGCATCATCAGGTGGCCCAGCAAGCCTGA
- a CDS encoding DUF6993 domain-containing protein — protein MVTKVNDALTSLAAKSPKPSQDEVRSTLQGLGVEAKDVEVSISKTPTGLDVDAIQGSVKVEKSCVIGQVREGKVAVTLQPVLSTGKCFVGDQG, from the coding sequence ATGGTGACTAAAGTGAATGATGCTCTCACTTCTTTGGCGGCGAAGTCACCGAAGCCGAGCCAAGATGAGGTGCGCAGCACCCTTCAAGGCCTCGGAGTCGAAGCAAAAGACGTGGAAGTTTCAATCTCGAAAACTCCCACTGGTCTCGATGTAGATGCCATTCAGGGTTCGGTCAAGGTCGAGAAATCCTGTGTGATTGGTCAAGTAAGAGAAGGCAAGGTTGCCGTGACCTTGCAGCCGGTGCTGAGCACCGGAAAGTGCTTTGTCGGTGATCAGGGCTAG
- a CDS encoding globin — translation MTENTPGTPIPSRFGEPLAKLVPVGGFQAPPENFYEAVGGHQTFAALVHEFYLRVAADEILRPMYPEEDLAPAERRMLLFLEQYWGGPRTYLEERGHPRLRMRHAPFAVTPQARDRWLKLMREALDTLDLPPLHDATLWDYLDRAAHSMVNSG, via the coding sequence ATGACCGAGAACACTCCTGGCACACCCATCCCATCCCGTTTCGGTGAACCGCTCGCCAAACTCGTGCCGGTGGGAGGTTTCCAAGCGCCGCCGGAGAACTTCTACGAAGCCGTCGGCGGTCATCAGACCTTCGCCGCCCTGGTACATGAGTTCTATCTCCGGGTGGCGGCCGACGAAATCCTCCGGCCGATGTACCCCGAGGAAGATCTGGCACCGGCTGAGCGGCGGATGCTGTTGTTCTTGGAGCAGTATTGGGGCGGCCCACGCACTTATCTGGAGGAGCGGGGGCATCCCAGGCTGAGGATGCGGCACGCCCCTTTTGCGGTCACCCCGCAGGCCAGGGATCGTTGGCTGAAACTCATGCGAGAGGCCTTAGACACGCTGGATCTACCGCCGTTACATGACGCCACGCTCTGGGATTATCTGGACCGGGCAGCTCATTCGATGGTGAATTCTGGATAG
- a CDS encoding cytochrome P450 — MSTVTDRPASASPRLAARWESKVQRAAHPLSYPALQAVPGGLLRVPKLGILVKDAQLVREVLKQPETFAKNGPGTSSDLWTPVLGEKVLLNMSGQDHAQLRRKLSPLFAPGFVEALSRKALAPHLATLTQQLASGQAVDLVQKSHLLSSEVISQLVGLPAGQVHDDAFYQQIHRISGSVRLRNLGLSEQQLRQARELMEGLTGAAKSAYQSGDPETIPGRMRELGLSEQEALGAVGAFALTGTETLTAYIPRLIALLIDSGWLPRVAAARQLSEASIAEGLRVTTPVLVMLRHARSAATLGRLRVAPGERLILLGFRINQLSGTFDPQRNSAAELKQLWFGGGVHFCLGAPLAMAQTRLVLDALLNVVSESGPLRISSRQAARRVLIPAYQRLLVTR; from the coding sequence ATGAGCACAGTGACCGATCGGCCAGCCAGCGCCAGTCCGCGATTGGCCGCGCGATGGGAATCCAAGGTGCAACGAGCCGCCCACCCGTTGAGCTACCCAGCCTTGCAAGCCGTTCCCGGAGGGCTACTCCGGGTACCTAAGTTGGGGATCCTGGTCAAGGATGCCCAGCTCGTTCGCGAGGTGCTCAAACAGCCCGAAACCTTTGCCAAAAACGGTCCTGGCACCTCTTCCGATCTTTGGACGCCAGTGCTGGGCGAAAAAGTACTACTCAATATGTCCGGTCAGGACCATGCCCAGCTGCGCCGAAAACTCTCGCCGTTGTTCGCGCCGGGGTTCGTCGAAGCCCTCAGCCGCAAGGCCTTAGCGCCTCATCTGGCCACGCTCACCCAGCAACTCGCCTCCGGACAAGCGGTCGACTTGGTACAAAAGTCTCACCTGCTCTCCTCAGAAGTTATCTCTCAACTGGTCGGCCTACCCGCCGGCCAAGTGCACGACGACGCTTTTTACCAACAGATTCACCGGATCAGCGGCTCGGTTCGGCTGCGGAATCTCGGCCTATCGGAGCAACAGCTTCGGCAGGCTCGGGAGTTAATGGAAGGGTTGACCGGTGCTGCAAAGAGCGCCTATCAAAGTGGTGACCCGGAAACCATCCCCGGACGAATGCGTGAACTTGGCCTGAGCGAGCAGGAGGCCCTGGGCGCCGTGGGTGCCTTCGCGCTCACCGGTACCGAGACTCTCACCGCCTATATTCCCCGACTGATTGCGCTGCTGATCGACTCAGGTTGGCTTCCTCGCGTTGCTGCTGCGCGCCAATTGAGCGAGGCCAGCATTGCCGAAGGGCTGCGGGTGACCACCCCCGTGTTAGTCATGCTCAGGCACGCTCGCAGTGCAGCAACCCTGGGCAGACTGCGGGTAGCGCCGGGTGAGCGGCTGATCCTACTGGGATTCCGAATCAATCAGCTCTCAGGAACGTTCGATCCGCAAAGGAATTCGGCCGCCGAACTCAAGCAACTATGGTTTGGCGGCGGCGTGCACTTCTGCTTGGGGGCGCCACTGGCGATGGCGCAGACCCGCCTGGTCCTGGATGCACTGCTCAACGTAGTGAGCGAATCAGGTCCGTTGCGGATTAGCTCAAGACAAGCCGCGCGCAGAGTGCTCATCCCCGCTTATCAACGACTTCTCGTGACACGATGA
- a CDS encoding acyl-CoA thioesterase — translation MTDDALAPLHDLLELLNLSDAGGARTDEDIFVGSSQKRYSHRVFGGQVLAQSLIAGTRTVQASRAVHSLHGYFLRAGDADQPITFGVQRLRDGRSFSARRIHAYQNGEPILSMIASFQEPDFGIDHQDTIPEGIPDPESLPSAEKLLGHLDHPLARATFQRPFDIRHVGNNLYLKNADDDRRPYQAVWLKAIGAFPEDANLHRAALAFASDYTLLEPSLRPHGLTWTTPGMSVASLDHAMWWHRPVRVDDWLLYVAASPSASGARGLNIGKFFNREGVLVASVAQEGMIRVPEQLLKAEDGTSF, via the coding sequence ATGACTGACGATGCACTAGCCCCGCTGCATGACCTCTTAGAGTTATTGAATCTCAGCGACGCTGGCGGCGCACGCACCGATGAGGATATTTTCGTCGGTAGCTCACAAAAACGATATTCGCACCGGGTATTCGGGGGTCAGGTGCTGGCCCAGTCGCTGATAGCTGGCACCCGCACGGTACAGGCGAGCCGAGCGGTGCATTCCTTGCACGGCTACTTCTTGCGAGCCGGTGATGCAGACCAGCCAATCACTTTCGGAGTGCAAAGGCTGCGAGATGGACGTTCCTTCTCGGCTCGACGGATTCATGCCTATCAGAACGGCGAACCCATCCTGTCCATGATTGCTTCTTTCCAAGAGCCTGATTTCGGAATTGATCATCAGGACACCATCCCCGAAGGCATCCCAGATCCGGAAAGCCTGCCCAGTGCAGAAAAACTGCTAGGGCACCTGGATCATCCCCTGGCGAGAGCGACGTTCCAGCGTCCCTTCGATATTAGACATGTCGGCAATAACCTATATCTGAAGAATGCAGACGATGACCGCAGACCGTATCAAGCGGTGTGGTTGAAGGCCATCGGAGCCTTCCCTGAGGACGCAAACCTGCATCGCGCCGCGCTCGCTTTTGCCAGTGACTACACTTTGCTGGAACCCTCACTGCGGCCGCACGGCTTGACCTGGACCACCCCCGGCATGTCGGTGGCCAGCCTCGATCACGCCATGTGGTGGCACCGCCCGGTTCGTGTTGATGACTGGCTGCTCTACGTTGCTGCATCGCCGAGCGCTTCCGGAGCCCGCGGACTCAATATCGGTAAGTTCTTCAACCGGGAGGGCGTGCTGGTTGCCTCGGTCGCGCAGGAAGGTATGATCCGAGTTCCTGAGCAGCTGCTCAAAGCCGAGGACGGCACCTCGTTCTAG
- a CDS encoding mechanosensitive ion channel family protein: MNWLDDPVLRGLTKTAISIVIGLLVWWIGRFVIGRLVRRVREGSAVFHKRGLRWVQPVLRPLDSERRVQRAETVGSILSSLLSVVVVVIVGLYILLAFEVNVGPLLASLGIVGVAVGFGCQQLIRDFLAGIFITIEDQYGIGDVIETSEVVGEVESVGLRITRVRAKDGAIWYLRNGEILRVGNRSQGDYQDPDESEEASSPHSPLPPRSALPERSTESEHSNEPAKSEKPAQRAGE; this comes from the coding sequence GTGAATTGGCTAGACGACCCGGTACTCAGAGGCCTGACTAAAACGGCTATCAGCATCGTGATTGGATTGCTGGTTTGGTGGATCGGCAGGTTCGTGATCGGACGCTTAGTGCGCCGAGTGCGCGAAGGCAGTGCGGTCTTTCATAAACGGGGACTGCGCTGGGTACAGCCCGTGCTGCGACCGCTGGACTCCGAACGCCGGGTGCAGCGAGCGGAAACGGTCGGTTCTATCCTGTCCTCGCTGCTGAGCGTTGTGGTGGTGGTCATCGTTGGCTTGTATATTCTGCTTGCCTTCGAAGTCAATGTCGGTCCACTGCTAGCGAGCCTGGGTATTGTCGGCGTCGCGGTTGGCTTCGGCTGTCAACAATTGATCAGAGACTTCCTGGCTGGAATTTTCATCACTATTGAGGACCAGTACGGCATTGGCGATGTCATTGAGACCTCCGAAGTTGTCGGCGAAGTTGAATCGGTGGGTTTGCGAATCACCCGGGTACGGGCCAAAGATGGTGCCATCTGGTACCTGCGCAACGGTGAGATTCTGCGCGTCGGAAATCGCTCGCAGGGTGACTATCAGGACCCCGACGAGTCCGAAGAAGCAAGTAGCCCGCACTCTCCGTTGCCCCCGCGCTCTGCTTTGCCGGAGCGTAGCACTGAGTCGGAACACTCCAATGAACCAGCTAAGTCAGAGAAACCAGCGCAAAGGGCAGGCGAATGA
- a CDS encoding NAD-dependent epimerase/dehydratase family protein, with protein sequence MKILVTGASGFIGGAIASRLSDHGHHVIGTGRTLPGWLSPKGSRYLSWDLFSAPPVDSVDVVVHCAALVDDQSSLAKALRINRDGTLAVRKAFPDARMVLLSSSSVYDSAGPHHHVTEDAALGHRLLGSYALSKFAAERAVAEFSQTIALRPHAVYGPGDNTLLPRIEAAVRGNSLALPRGGQALHALTHIDNLCAAVSGAVLSSTVGVFNITDAEPLPLATAITELLNRRGRSPVIRPVSLRLALTLAAGAERLPAKLRSRSLPSSYAVHQLAHEHTYSLERAKQQLGYDPLPSNFSGAEHW encoded by the coding sequence ATGAAGATTCTGGTGACCGGGGCCAGCGGGTTTATTGGCGGCGCGATAGCCAGCAGACTCAGCGACCACGGCCATCACGTGATTGGCACCGGTCGCACTCTGCCCGGCTGGCTTAGCCCGAAAGGCTCACGGTATCTGAGCTGGGACCTCTTCTCGGCTCCCCCGGTCGACTCCGTCGACGTAGTGGTGCATTGCGCAGCCCTGGTCGACGATCAATCCTCGCTTGCCAAGGCGCTGAGAATCAATCGTGACGGCACTCTCGCGGTCCGCAAAGCCTTTCCTGATGCCCGGATGGTGCTGCTCTCTTCCTCAAGCGTTTATGACTCGGCTGGCCCGCATCACCACGTTACCGAAGATGCGGCATTGGGACATCGGTTACTGGGGAGTTACGCGCTTTCCAAATTCGCGGCGGAGCGGGCAGTCGCCGAATTCTCACAAACCATTGCGCTTCGTCCGCATGCTGTCTATGGACCGGGAGATAATACTTTGCTGCCCCGAATCGAGGCCGCTGTGCGGGGCAACTCGCTGGCATTGCCCCGCGGTGGCCAAGCGCTGCACGCATTGACGCATATCGATAATCTCTGCGCAGCGGTGAGCGGTGCGGTGCTCAGCAGCACGGTGGGGGTCTTCAATATCACCGATGCAGAGCCGCTCCCGCTGGCTACGGCCATCACCGAGTTACTCAATCGCCGTGGGCGCTCTCCGGTGATCCGTCCGGTGTCGCTCCGCTTGGCACTGACTCTCGCCGCGGGCGCGGAGAGACTTCCGGCCAAGCTTCGTAGCCGGTCGCTACCAAGCAGCTATGCTGTCCATCAGCTAGCACATGAGCACACTTACTCCCTGGAAAGAGCCAAGCAACAGCTGGGCTACGACCCGCTGCCCAGCAATTTCTCCGGGGCGGAACATTGGTGA
- a CDS encoding single-stranded DNA-binding protein codes for MSDVVTVRGFVASEVKTILTEQGWPVASFRLGSTERRYDRTKSQWVDAGTNWYSVSMFRGLAQNASCSVVKGERVIVTGKLKLRQWVNGERRGIAPEIDAEAVGHDLFWGTAKFKRTTHTFELPSSKESPAEAGNQGTDGDLSEAESRDRPQGDLSDAEEEFGDEADAEAQTEAGAAEEETEPAF; via the coding sequence ATGAGTGATGTAGTGACTGTTCGAGGGTTTGTGGCCAGCGAGGTCAAAACTATTCTCACCGAACAAGGCTGGCCGGTGGCAAGTTTCAGATTAGGCTCAACTGAACGAAGATACGACCGAACGAAATCGCAGTGGGTGGACGCTGGAACGAACTGGTACTCGGTATCGATGTTCCGCGGTTTAGCGCAGAACGCATCCTGCAGCGTGGTCAAAGGCGAGAGAGTCATCGTCACCGGCAAACTAAAGCTCCGACAATGGGTGAACGGAGAACGTCGTGGAATAGCGCCAGAGATTGACGCTGAGGCGGTGGGGCACGACCTCTTCTGGGGGACGGCCAAGTTCAAGCGGACCACTCACACTTTTGAGCTACCCAGTTCTAAAGAGTCGCCGGCCGAAGCGGGGAATCAAGGAACCGATGGCGATTTGAGCGAGGCTGAGAGCCGGGATAGACCGCAGGGCGACCTGAGCGACGCTGAGGAAGAATTCGGTGATGAAGCAGATGCCGAGGCTCAGACGGAGGCAGGCGCTGCTGAAGAGGAGACCGAGCCAGCTTTCTAA
- a CDS encoding NAD-dependent epimerase/dehydratase family protein → MRLLILGGTMFLSRTVARLAVKRGHQVTALARGTHPVPKGVQLVTADREQGADAYRSLLASLADEQTWDAVLDVSRIPNQVESAVTALSTRTKHWAFVSTVSVYADHSTPSGNESDQLLAEWSEDQDPLEHYGEAKVSCEKILREALSPEQLLVARPGLICGPGDPSDRYGYWPARFARDNEPVLAPAVAASAKTQVIDVRDFAAWLLDGMENALAGTYDVVGDEVPMQTLLGAALEASGYRGQIRLAPEEWLLEQGVNYWAGEDSLPLWLPAEAAGMFQRDGSAARRVGLRPRPFDETLKAVLQDERSRGLTRERRAGLSAAKEKALIAELP, encoded by the coding sequence ATGCGACTTCTCATTCTCGGCGGAACCATGTTTCTCTCTCGTACGGTGGCACGACTGGCGGTGAAGCGCGGGCACCAGGTGACGGCGTTGGCTAGGGGCACACACCCGGTTCCGAAGGGTGTGCAGTTGGTCACTGCCGACCGAGAGCAAGGCGCCGACGCATACCGGTCTTTACTAGCTTCACTAGCAGATGAGCAGACTTGGGACGCAGTACTGGATGTCTCGCGAATACCCAATCAGGTGGAATCCGCTGTGACAGCGCTATCGACACGCACAAAACACTGGGCCTTCGTCTCAACAGTCTCCGTCTACGCTGATCATTCGACGCCGTCGGGCAACGAATCGGATCAATTGCTAGCTGAATGGTCCGAGGACCAGGACCCGCTCGAACACTACGGTGAAGCGAAGGTCTCCTGCGAGAAGATTCTGCGTGAGGCGCTCAGCCCGGAACAGCTTCTGGTGGCCCGGCCAGGATTGATCTGTGGACCTGGCGACCCGAGCGACCGCTACGGTTACTGGCCAGCCAGGTTCGCCCGCGATAATGAACCGGTGTTGGCCCCCGCAGTAGCCGCAAGCGCGAAAACTCAGGTGATTGATGTCAGAGATTTCGCTGCTTGGTTGCTGGACGGCATGGAGAACGCCCTGGCTGGGACATACGACGTGGTCGGTGATGAGGTGCCAATGCAGACCCTGCTGGGGGCTGCGCTGGAAGCCAGCGGCTACCGCGGGCAGATACGTTTGGCACCGGAGGAGTGGCTGCTGGAACAGGGCGTGAACTATTGGGCAGGTGAAGATTCTCTGCCGCTCTGGCTACCAGCAGAAGCGGCCGGCATGTTCCAGCGCGACGGCTCGGCCGCTCGCCGAGTCGGCCTGCGCCCCAGACCTTTTGACGAAACGCTTAAAGCCGTTTTGCAGGACGAACGATCTCGCGGCCTAACTCGGGAACGTCGCGCTGGTCTGAGCGCGGCGAAAGAAAAGGCTCTGATAGCAGAGCTGCCGTGA
- the ettA gene encoding energy-dependent translational throttle protein EttA, translating to MAEFIYTMTKARKAVGDKVILDDVSMSFFPGAKIGVVGPNGAGKSTILKIMAGLDTPSNGEARLSPGYTVGILLQEPPLNEEKTVLGNVQEGVGEIYQKIQRFNQISEEMANPDADYDALLEEMGKLQEAIDAADAWDLDSQLEQAMDALRCPPGDADVTVLSGGERRRVALCKLLLQKPDLLLLDEPTNHLDAESVLWLEQHLSSYPGAVLAVTHDRYFLDHVAEWIAEVDRGHLYPYEGNYSTYLEKKRARLEIQGKKDAKQAKRLSEELEWVRSNAKGRQTKSKARLARYEEMAAEADRTRKLDFEEIQIPPGPRLGSLVLEATNLQKGFGDRELINGLSFSLPRNGIVGVIGPNGVGKTTLFKTIVGLEPLDGGSLKIGDSVRVSYVDQSRGGIDPEKNLWEVVSDGLDFIKVGNVEMPSRAYVSAFGFKGPDQQKKAGVLSGGERNRLNLALTLKQGGNLLLLDEPTNDLDVETLSSLENALLEFPGCAVVVSHDRWFLDRVATHILAYEGTEENPANWYWFEGNFESYEENKIERLGADAARPHRVTYRKLTRD from the coding sequence ATGGCGGAATTTATTTACACCATGACCAAGGCCCGCAAAGCGGTGGGCGATAAGGTCATCCTCGACGATGTCAGCATGTCTTTTTTCCCGGGTGCCAAAATTGGCGTCGTGGGACCGAACGGGGCTGGTAAGTCAACCATCCTGAAAATTATGGCCGGTCTGGATACCCCCTCAAACGGCGAAGCCCGACTGAGCCCGGGGTACACGGTAGGTATCCTGCTCCAGGAACCGCCGCTGAACGAAGAGAAGACTGTCTTAGGCAATGTCCAAGAGGGCGTCGGCGAGATCTATCAGAAGATTCAACGGTTCAATCAGATCTCGGAAGAGATGGCGAACCCGGATGCGGATTACGACGCCTTATTGGAAGAGATGGGGAAGCTGCAGGAAGCCATTGATGCCGCCGACGCCTGGGACTTAGATTCGCAGCTCGAGCAAGCAATGGATGCTCTGCGCTGCCCGCCCGGCGATGCGGATGTCACAGTGCTTTCCGGTGGCGAGCGTCGCCGAGTGGCGTTGTGTAAGTTGCTCTTGCAAAAGCCGGATTTGCTGTTGCTTGACGAGCCCACTAACCATCTGGATGCTGAGAGCGTGCTCTGGCTTGAGCAGCACCTTTCTAGTTACCCCGGCGCGGTGCTCGCAGTCACCCACGACCGTTACTTCCTAGATCACGTCGCGGAATGGATCGCGGAAGTGGATCGCGGGCATCTCTATCCATATGAGGGCAACTACTCCACCTACCTGGAGAAGAAACGCGCAAGACTCGAAATCCAGGGCAAAAAGGACGCGAAGCAAGCCAAACGACTCAGCGAAGAGCTGGAATGGGTGCGGTCCAATGCCAAGGGAAGGCAGACCAAGTCGAAAGCGCGCTTGGCCCGATACGAGGAGATGGCCGCAGAAGCGGACCGTACCCGAAAACTCGACTTCGAAGAAATTCAGATTCCGCCGGGACCGAGGCTTGGCTCGTTGGTCCTTGAAGCCACCAATCTGCAGAAGGGGTTCGGCGATCGAGAACTGATTAACGGGCTATCCTTCTCATTGCCACGCAACGGCATTGTGGGAGTAATCGGCCCGAACGGTGTGGGTAAGACCACCCTGTTCAAAACTATTGTCGGCTTAGAGCCGCTCGACGGGGGAAGCCTGAAGATCGGTGACTCGGTCCGGGTTTCCTACGTCGATCAGAGCCGTGGCGGCATTGATCCGGAGAAGAATCTCTGGGAAGTTGTCTCGGACGGTTTGGACTTCATTAAGGTCGGCAACGTCGAAATGCCTTCCCGTGCTTATGTCTCAGCCTTCGGTTTCAAAGGACCGGATCAGCAGAAGAAAGCCGGAGTGCTCTCCGGTGGTGAGCGCAACCGTTTGAACCTCGCGCTGACCCTCAAACAGGGCGGAAATTTGCTGCTGCTCGACGAACCAACTAACGACCTCGATGTCGAGACGCTTTCCAGTCTGGAAAATGCGCTTCTCGAATTCCCTGGTTGCGCTGTCGTGGTTTCGCACGACCGCTGGTTCCTAGACCGAGTGGCAACTCATATCCTGGCCTACGAAGGCACCGAGGAAAATCCGGCCAACTGGTACTGGTTCGAAGGCAACTTTGAGTCTTATGAAGAGAATAAGATCGAGCGCTTAGGTGCGGATGCGGCGAGGCCTCACCGCGTGACCTATCGGAAGCTCACGCGCGACTAA
- a CDS encoding MFS transporter, translated as MTIDEDVAKLDNGAVATKQSVWSPQYLLTTIGIFSVVVLTAFESLAVTTIMPAVSAELSGSTLYGLVFAMTYATGVIGMVAAGSWSDRRGPRGPLFAALSVFAVGLLLAGAANSMTLLVMARAIQGVGSGAISVVIYVLLARIYPKQLLPKIFAAFSVAWAVPSVVGPFIAGVIADHLHWRWVFLGVLILLPIALLLMLPGIRANAAQMGPGNAGAPWGKRLLWAFAAALATLVLGLAAQFSGLIAVALVVVGLGGVVLSVRPLLPAGTLRAQRGLPSVILMRGMLAAAFFSAEVYLVLALVKRYGLSPTAAGLALTVGGISWTVASVTQSRLTEQVSHQRAVQGGSISLCFSLVLVVISVLFGAPAPVLIVAWIFAGAGMGFGLARLSTMGLSQASKSNQGAISSAMSMIDSIGAAAALAVVGVVFGTLSAQPGEAAVAGIWPVIGTLAISAAIAVVGVFISYRTGPDKSLMTE; from the coding sequence GTGACTATTGATGAAGACGTGGCGAAATTGGACAACGGGGCAGTGGCAACAAAGCAATCAGTGTGGTCACCCCAATACTTGCTGACAACTATTGGGATATTTTCGGTGGTCGTGTTGACCGCTTTCGAATCCCTCGCGGTGACCACGATCATGCCAGCGGTAAGCGCGGAGCTCTCAGGAAGCACACTGTACGGCTTGGTGTTCGCGATGACCTATGCCACCGGGGTGATCGGAATGGTTGCCGCTGGTTCATGGTCGGATCGGCGTGGCCCGCGAGGTCCGCTGTTCGCGGCCTTGAGCGTATTCGCCGTTGGGCTATTGCTGGCTGGTGCGGCGAACTCCATGACGCTGTTGGTGATGGCTCGCGCCATCCAGGGCGTGGGCAGTGGCGCGATTAGTGTGGTGATCTACGTACTGCTGGCCCGGATCTACCCCAAGCAGCTGTTGCCGAAAATATTCGCTGCTTTTTCCGTGGCTTGGGCGGTTCCCTCGGTCGTCGGCCCGTTTATTGCTGGAGTGATTGCTGACCACCTGCATTGGCGCTGGGTGTTCCTCGGAGTGTTAATCCTTTTGCCTATTGCACTCTTGCTGATGCTGCCCGGGATTCGTGCCAATGCTGCTCAGATGGGACCGGGCAATGCTGGAGCACCGTGGGGTAAACGGTTATTGTGGGCATTCGCCGCCGCTCTGGCAACACTTGTTCTGGGCCTGGCCGCCCAGTTCTCCGGGCTGATAGCGGTAGCCCTGGTTGTCGTGGGTCTTGGGGGAGTTGTGCTGTCTGTCCGTCCGCTGCTCCCAGCCGGAACTTTAAGGGCTCAACGGGGTTTGCCGAGTGTGATTTTAATGCGTGGAATGTTGGCGGCGGCTTTCTTTAGCGCCGAGGTGTACTTGGTCTTAGCGTTGGTCAAGAGATACGGATTGAGTCCGACGGCGGCCGGGCTGGCGCTGACCGTGGGAGGGATCTCCTGGACGGTGGCCTCGGTGACGCAGTCCAGGCTGACCGAGCAGGTCTCGCATCAGCGAGCGGTGCAGGGCGGCAGCATCTCGCTGTGTTTTTCTTTAGTTCTTGTGGTGATTTCGGTCTTGTTCGGGGCACCGGCACCGGTGCTTATTGTGGCTTGGATATTTGCCGGTGCAGGTATGGGCTTTGGGCTGGCCCGGTTGAGCACAATGGGGTTGAGCCAAGCGTCGAAGAGCAATCAAGGCGCGATTTCATCCGCAATGTCGATGATTGATTCCATCGGAGCTGCCGCGGCGCTCGCCGTTGTCGGTGTGGTTTTTGGGACTCTGTCCGCACAGCCGGGCGAGGCTGCCGTAGCAGGAATCTGGCCAGTGATCGGAACCCTGGCAATATCGGCTGCGATAGCCGTTGTTGGCGTGTTTATTTCTTATCGAACCGGGCCGGACAAATCTCTCATGACAGAATGA